The Rhipicephalus microplus isolate Deutch F79 chromosome 4, USDA_Rmic, whole genome shotgun sequence sequence TCAGCACATGAAACAAGCAGTAGGTTATAGCCGCTGGCCCATGAACGGCAATTTCGTCAAGCCACCACTGCAGTTCTTGCGTGTAGGTCTCGTTCTATGCGGTTATATttaaataataattgttggggtttaacattccaaaaccatcatataattatgagagacgctgtagtggaaggctcctgcaatttctaccacctggggttctttagcgtacaGCTAAACCTAAGCACATtgggagcctggtcgcgcagcacatcagcacagaaagccacacgagccctcctgagatacttgtcaccaacttcattgagggaccgcctgtgaaactcggcattgtgtgtgtgaggtgacatgtgtctatccttctctctctcttttactcccccctccccctcctcatgtgtaggatagcaaactggacgcatagtctagttaacctccctacctttcctacattcgttctctctctctctctctctcttggcctcaagcattttcgtctcattgaaaatgcggccgacTCGGCCGGAATGCAATCGCAccacctgctggtcagcagccgattaccttggcaactagaccatcgtggtgggTCCTTCGGTTATATTTAAGCATACACTCATGTGGCAGATGAAGCTCGCAGTAAAATAAAGTCCCGTCAGCGTATCACGTGCACTTTTTACCAAAATTTTCCGCCTGCACCTTCATATTGGTGATTGGTGGGGAGTTGTGGGAAACCGATCGGCGCATCTCCGATACCACCCTCCAAGACCGAGTATTGAGGTGGGTAAAGAGATTGCGGAGGCCAACCACGACTGGTACACTGATGTTATGCCACGTGAATAGGTGTGGGACGCACGCTTTGACTTGGTGCTAGTCACCTCCCTTTTTCTCCTCCAGCCCTTCTCCTTTCATAGTATTTttgctcgctcactcactcactcactcactaactcagcAAACACAAATGTACAGGGAGATACGAGATTTGACAGCGTGGTAACATGAGTGGGCACTGCAACCTTTCCTGCCCAGGAATTCGGCCTACTTTCTCTGGTACGGCTGAGGTGGCACGACCCGCGGCTCAACCTGACCTTCTTCAAGAAGAACAGCTTCGTGGCGCTGCCCGCCTACCTCGAGGACGCGATCTGGACTCCACGACTGGCATTCCTGGACGCGAGCGAGGTGCGTCTGCTGGCCGCCACAGCTGACGATGCCTCGCGCATCACTCGGGTTTCCGAGGACGGCACCATTGCGGACACTCGCAGGTACCTCGTTGAACCCTTGCCTTCGCGATTAGTTCCGGCTGCGCGCCGCCGCGATTGATCGCGGAGGCCATGttggaaagcagtttgttcaaagACGTAACGCAGGGCTCCCGTGCACCCGCGTACAGCCGCCCAAATCTTTAGTTATTGTGCGTGAGTGCCGACTTTTCCGCACGTCACCGCCGTATACGATGGAGCCAAGTTGCAAACAGGGCAAGAGTAAGCGCATGCCAAGGAAGCGCGCTCAGCTGGGCCCATCGTCTGCTTGGCTGTTCCTTCGTGAAAACGTCGCCCTGCATTAACTCACTTCAGACGAACAGACTGCGCGTCTTGCCCGTATCTTTCATTCCGAATATCGGCAGGCTACCCAGATAATAAAATCCCGCAGATACGTCGCATGCCACCGTGCATGAGATAAGCTGACAAATGTGGATCGTCTAAAGTGAGTTGACGCAGAGCGACGTTCTCACGAAGGAACAGCCAAGCAGACGATAGACCCAGCTGAGCGCGCTTATACTCTCGTCCtgctctatctttcatctcccccatccccctcctatgcgcagggtagcaaagcggCTGCCCatgggctggttaacctccctgtcgttctttttctcctattttcctttcttccttaCAACTTGGCTCCGTCGTACAGCGCTGACGCACAAAAAAGTTGGTGCTCGCGCACAATAGCTAAAGATTTGGGCCGCCGTACCAGTATGGAACGATTAGTCAAAGACGTATAGACGCTGATGTACATCGATGGAGAGACTGCATGTTTGTGATGATTGTTTTAAAGATCTCTATGTCGTATACTTCAGTGCATCTGTCGAACAGCAGACGAGCACAAGTAGGAAAAGGGAGGAATCGTCATGAATGAACACCAGCGGCAGATCATCCTGGTTTCTTTTGGCCTTCGATCCGTGTTTGATTTTGGTGCGCGTATACTATGTGGGAAACTCCGTCACAATAACACTCGGCGAGCTCGTGAAGTAGTGAAAAAGGGTTCCGCGTTAATGAAATCACTCTTCGTGTGAAGATATCAGAATGAAATGTTGGGGGCTTAGTTTCTTGGAAAACTCAGTACGCTACTGCAGCAAACAATGCTTTATCGTATGAGACTCGGAGTGGAAAGCACCGCCAGAGTAGTGCACTGCTTCAGGCAACTTGTCAattaggcttgtgtgctcaggcATGTGTTGAGATGACATGGCGACGTGAATATTGCATCACAGACAACTAGGAATGTCCCACTATTTAGCGATTTTAACCAAACTCGCAATGCAATCGTACGGAACCCGAAGAATATTTCTCGGGTGAAAATTCAGCTTCTGTACTGATGGCGAATCAGTCTTTAGAATTAGAAATAACTGAGAGATAAATTCAAAGGTACATCCAAAGTGTCGTTTTACGACTCATCCAAATTTTAGGAATTATGCACTGAACACTATGCTCTGCGACACGATGCAGCAGATGTCTATGCATCGTAATTTTGTGACCTCTCCTCTCATCTCGACCCAACAGGTATGTGTTCAGAGTGTCTTGTGCCATAAACTTGGACCTCTATCCCTTGGACACACAGCGTTGTCCGTTCAGGATCAAGTTGCGTGAGTTGTTCATCTTGTTCAGTTATGAGTGATGCAACATCTCACTTCTACATTGCACACCACGGCGGAGACAGAACTTATATGGGGACTATAGTCACCATTTTGTAACGTTGCAGTTGTTTTTCGGCGTACCAAACTGATGTCCAAGTCGTGATTGTTGGCCAGGCGCCTGTAGCTGTCAAAATTTCAACCGGCTATTGCGCGGCGTTAAGCTAacgttcttcttttctcttcGATTTTCTTTCTTATGCTGTGCACAAGAAGCAATTTACAGTTACGCCAAGAACTCACGAGGCGTGGGTTGTGACAGAGTTCTATGTTTGCACTGCTAGGCTGTCAAGATTGCTCAAATGTATATGGCACATGTCATTTATTACCTCAGGCTTCAACTTAAAGTTTTGGGGTGCGGGTTCAAACTTCTTAGACATCGATTGTTCGTATTTTATGGCACATCTTCTGCATTACAAATGTCGAAATTTCTGTTACTGGTGGGCTGGCGTTATTTCTCAATCCTGGTTCCTTCCTGGCACCCACTATGTGAAAGTGGAGATGTCGCTGTACAAAGGGATCGTTGAGGATATTTGCGGATAGGCAGAAGGATTTCGAATATTCCACATCATTATTGAGAAAAATGAGGAGTTTAAAATGACGTGCCGAAGTGCCACGACTAGTGAGAGGTAGACAGGAGACGCTGCTTATTCTCATAAATGCTTTAAATTTTAAGCTTTAAATGACGCACGTTCCGTTGAGTATATGCGGAATTATCGTGTCTATAATGTGGCCGGTTCAGGCGGCCGTGGCAACTTTCTTGGTGTGGACGTTACGATTACTTTCGCGCTTTCCACAGAGGGTCACACGGAATCCACGGCGCAACTGCATTGGATCAGCGCGTTCAAGACTGGCGAGGAAAACGTGCTCTGGTTACGCGGTGCGCGCTTACACACCATCACGCTGAACACGAGCGAGCAGACACTCGATTCAATCGCAGGTGAGGGTCTCTGAAGCACAGCGTCGGCAATAAGAGTTATGTGTCGAAAGCACACGAATCACGGCAATTGATTGAGCAGCAGCTAGCGGCTGTATTATTTTTCCGTATTTTTCAGCTCAACGTACTAGCCCACTTGCGTTTACGTTTAAATTCTCATGCTCGCGACGCACCATTGTACTGATGGACAGAATTTGCCAAATACTTTTGAGGTCATTCTTCGAGCTAGTGTATTTCATGCCTCAACTTgtgggcaggtgttttttttttttacgcgcctGACACTCCGTACCTCAGGTTATGGAAGATACAGTCGTTACATGCAGCTTTCGCAGAGCGAAAATTTCGTACGGGTTTGCATTTGCCAGCCTGGCCACATGCGTAGTTAATAAAAGGTGCATGCCTTCAAGTTCGTCGAAAGGCCTAGACCAGGACAGCTTACTTGAACATTGTTACGAATCACTGTTGTGGCCTCTGATGAAAACGAGACGTATTGAAGAAAAGTCTACATAACCATTCTATTTGATTAAAGTTTATTGGTTTTAATGGCTTATGGTTAACaaatgaagaaaacgacaacggtGGTCTCGGAGAGAGGTACTGTACTAACGTCTGCTCTTTAAGTATATTCTACTTCAAAAGTTTAGAGACCGCGAGGCACAAGAAAAAGTGGAATAATTATGTGGCCTCGGCAGGCAACCATAGGTTCTTTTTTCGGCCTGTCCTGAAACACGTGAACAACACGTACTGCACGTGCAGTTCGGCTGATCACACTCACAAACTACTCCGAAATTCACAGTTCTCCCAGGCCTAAATGGGCGTCAAAAGTGTAATAATTGTCCAAACATTCGGCACTTTTGTCGCCGGCTAAACGTAATTATAGATATACAGTTGAAGAATATTACGTGCCGAATCATGGTGTATAGCGAGCACTCACAATGAATGTTAAAATCGAAAAGAAATAAATCAGAATTGCTAGCGATTTTTTGTTGCACTGCCTTATTTCCCTGTAAGATATCTAACTCTATACCCTGTCGACTTACGGTCTCATTGATGTCCCTGCTAGCGCAGGCCGCCAGCGTTACCTGTTGTTGCAGTTCGCGTTCGGCCGCAACCCGTGGCCGCACCTGCTGAGCACCTGGCTACCGTCGGCCATGTTGGTGCCCGTAGCATGGGCGCGCCTGTGGTTGCCGGGCGGTGGCCTGTTCCTGCCCTGCGCCGCCCTGGCTGGCCTGACGCTGCACACGACGCAGTTCAAGGCGATGCTGCAAGGACACGACCTGCTCACCGCCATGGACGTCTGGCTCCTGCTCTGCCTGGGATTTGTGCTCGGCGCCTTCTTCGACTACCTGATCGTCTGCAACGCGGTCTGAGCGCCTCGTTGTCTCCtgacgttatttatttatttatttatttatttatttattgaaaactaCCTTACAGACccgaaggcattgagtaaggcGGGTTATCTCGATTTCTCGAGAGCTTCGTTGTCTTCTATAGAGCTCAAGAGTGCATGTGCAAGATAAAGATAACTCAGAGATTCTCAAATAACCAACCAAAACATTTTTGAGGCAAAATAATATCTTCAGCGtgcagcggaaaaaaaaaagcccacttAAGAGGTTAACTCTATTCGAGTTGGTACAGCAAATGGCTGGCTTACGCAATTTTCTGCTCACATCTTCACGTGAAATGCTTCAGGAATCTTGCGTGTTAGTTTATTTCGGGGCTAAACAAGCGCCACACAAGACTCGGTGCttgtttgtcttcttttcttGAGTACATGTTGTGTGTGCGCTGAATAACTTTCCATAAGAA is a genomic window containing:
- the LOC119172609 gene encoding gamma-aminobutyric acid receptor subunit pi, coding for MAGGNYFMIALLGVTWSYVYANLTVDEAITKLVVLGSGYKKYTAPSQAGEPAQVYLDMNLLNVNPLSGAESEFGLLSLVRLRWHDPRLNLTFFKKNSFVALPAYLEDAIWTPRLAFLDASEVRLLAATADDASRITRVSEDGTIADTRRYVFRVSCAINLDLYPLDTQRCPFRIKLQGHTESTAQLHWISAFKTGEENVLWLRGARLHTITLNTSEQTLDSIAGRQRYLLLQFAFGRNPWPHLLSTWLPSAMLVPVAWARLWLPGGGLFLPCAALAGLTLHTTQFKAMLQGHDLLTAMDVWLLLCLGFVLGAFFDYLIVCNANQRTWSVQKLAEDAAADDWSRFSDQVYVADGYRLTHEAGTQTPPDVGLDEARHDRRAWIVFVFGFPFVTVFYWGYYLAASR